Part of the Branchiostoma floridae strain S238N-H82 chromosome 11, Bfl_VNyyK, whole genome shotgun sequence genome, tatCTAGGCAATAAAGAATTTCACTCTTGATATGAGAAATTTATTCTTTTGTGTGAGAAAATCAATCTtggaagtaagaaaatatttctaggcaataagaagtgcgctcttgaggtaagaaatgtattcttggtgtaagaacacCAATTTTCAAAGTAAGAATTTCAATTCTTGGTGTGagaacaccaatcttgaaagtaagaatttcaaaataattctAGGCATCAAGAATTGTGCTCTTGAAGTAAGAAAGACAGTCTTGCTGTAAGAGCACCAATCttcaaagtaagaaaatgtttctagGCAAAAAGACTTTCTGATCTTCATGTGAGAAAAGGATTGTTGAATACAAGGCTTTAAATGACAATATATTAGTAAAAGAATATAGGCACAAgaacatttataaaaaaatcttattGTAAGACTAACATTCTAGTTAAACTTTATGAGATACCTGTAAGAAATATAGTCTTGCTTCAAGAAAATTCAGTAAGTAAAAAATTGCTTAATTCGTGGACAAATCTGCCTTCTTATagtcaggaaaaaaatcttatatgaagacaaaaatgtctcggtacaagaaaaaacaagaaagaaagaaaaggcatttttggtagtgcacTATCACTATGgctctttttctctctccctTATATGTTTTTTCTGTGTGAATATGTGTGGTCTGTACTTGtatttgcctgtgtgtgtgtgtgtgcgtgcgcgcgtgcgcgtgcgtgtctgtgcgtgtgcgtgttgtatatgtgtgtgactgtatatgtttctctctctccctctcctcccacctgacatacatacattttgtacgtttgtgtgtgtttatgtttttgtgcTTGCCCCCCCCTCTCCCTTACATGTTTCTCTGTCGGTCTTTTTATGCTTCTGCtctctttgtgtttgtgtgtatttttttttggggggggggtctcctgcccattggacagatgaggaggcaggcAGGCagtgtttgcctgacctgcacatgactttttatggtgaaggaggggtgtgcaattccttctccaccctctcgtctactggagcactaagtctcacaggggcagaACTGtctgcaacgtgtgaggcggctccagcagatgcagctttgttgttcgtaGTATCCATCttctaggaggacttccaaccaaggatgtaagggttCCTCCTAACCCccactcgtgtgtcatggcgggagccgctcatgcccgaacatgcccctaaggcttgtctcggccacaaagccccaccAAGGCCTGTGGTATGTGTGTTTGCGAAGAATacaagaaatgaacaaaaagCAGGTCCATCAGCCACTCAGATATAGACTTGATGTATTCGTCTCTTCCTACACTCTTCCACAGTGTGTTTGACGAGGGATTTGTGGAGAATCCTGACTTCAAGGCGACGATCCGGCCGGACGGTTCGGTGGCCTTTCTGTACCCATTCACGTTCAAGGCCGCCTGCCGGGTCAACATCGTGTACTTCCCCGAAGACATCCAAGTCTGTCCGCTCAAATTCGGTTCCTGGTCGTACGACGGACTTAAAGTGGATCTCGTGAATCGGTAGGTGTAACGGTTGCCTTATATCCCCCTGATGCCGACAAAGAAATgtcagagttcccccttcccgtcagggtcatgcctcctcgtaattaaGAGCTCagtcgcagactcgtcgtccggtCGATTTTCGCCTTATGTGAGGGGTACTCGAATGAGATCCACTGATTCTTTCAGTTTATTTTGTGTAAGCAGCCCCACCCTGTAAAAGACATACGTGGCTTTGACATcctttttcttacatgtttccACATGAAGTGAAGTTGTTTTGTTATGAACGTAGATAATATCTAGCCGATGTATCGTCTGCTTCCACAGATTCCCAAAAGGAGATATCGCCAACCTGGGTTCTATGGAAGAATGGCAGGTTACTGACCTCATAGCAGAGAGACACGTGCACTACTACAAGTaggacatttttttcattctatttatttttttttgttctcctGCCGATTGGACAAATGAGCAGGCAGATAGGCATTTACCTCTTTGCCTGAcatgcacatgactttttatggtgatgGAGGgatgtgcaattccttctccaccctctcgcttactggcgcactaagtctcaAAGGGACAGAAATGTATGCCACGTATGAGatggctccagcagatgcagctttgttgtttggagtatccgtctcctaggaggacttcatACCAAGGATGAAAGGGGTTACTCTGACCTCTAACTCGTGTACTATAAGTATTACAATTAGGCCATCAAATTTCGGTCGTTTCAacaaaaaaggttttaaaaatactttcaattgtacaaagcagctgtaaaatgagcaaaaacatggcgtagattgaaaaaaaaacttataaaaCGGATGCTTATGTCACATAATTTGAGGCAATTCTAAGGGTTTGACGATATATGTGTTACGAGTATATTGTTTAATGTATAATTTTCATATCCATTTAACCTTTCTTATTTTATGAGTTGTAaaattgtattatgatttgtaaattttgacaagggtacatgccccccccccctcctacaCCTTTTCTCCCTTAGCTCAACTATATAATTGAGACCCAACAGACCTACTCCTCTTCtctagagcaaagaatctgccaatttgTAATTTaggtaaagtagaagatgaagtacagtTTACTGTAGATTGTCCTTTGTGTGATAACGATAGGAGAGTTCTACTTGAcgatgtgttaagtaaatatcccaaCTTCACATACttgaaaagtaaagaaaaatttatattcctgacagcttttgataaaccaactctaaccagcCACACAGCTaactacatttatgcaattaccaagaagcgagaggaagtccaatgtcctagaatagattagacgcatatctgcatatatagatgtgtatgattgttcccattgttaaatatatatatgatccttaccatgtgacctgtacttagcctagtggggcaaaaatgtgcaataaaggtttACATTCATTCTATGCAGCTGCTGCCCTGAGCCCTTCCCTGACGTCACCTTCACCCTTGTGATGAAGAGGAGACCCCTCTACTATCAGTACTACATCTTTGTGCCCGCCTGTGTTCTAATGCTGATCAGGTATGCACATCTCGATAACAGGTTGTTTcacaacaatgtcagttcgcaaccgtcagttcgcaacaaggcaagtcttttcgcaacaaggtacaagtcgtttcgcaacatttgagTGTTATTAATCTTCCTAGCCTGATGGTATTAGAAATCCTACTCCTAATATTATACTCCTTCCGCGTAAAACCcttaccgggtgcgaaagacaaccccggcggcagaggGACATGGGGCCGCATGAGCTTGACAGTCCGATGATTTTCATACACCGGGGGGTAGAGTTTCATACGCGTAAACAGGTATGAACACAATTATGTCAGGAATATGATTTCTAATACCATTAGACTACCAACTTTAAGATTAATGGCATTCAAATGTTTGGAAACTACTAACacattgttgcgaaaagacttgccttgttgcgaactgactgttgcgaactgacattgttgcgaaacaacctgtaatcCACATCTCCATATGGCTTGTGAGTTCGTTAGCTATGTTTTAGGAcacagcaagtacattgtaAGAATGACATCCTCTTCGTATACAGACTTTAAATCTTGAGCGATAAGTAAGGAAACAAAATgagtaaagaaacaaaaatagacCATAGACATTGTAGCAAGAATTGATGTAACAGTTATTTCAAAGTGCACAATTTAAcagtaatgtaatataattcTAGTCTTCACAACGCTTGTGCCATTTCTACAACTACCGAATCAGTATTAAGTACAACACGGCATTTTAATagtcattatagaaaaaaatatacagatgtgTCATTGCCTAGTTTTACGTTGATATGAAGGTCATTTTGCACCCTTGTAACAGgttttatatttgtatataattGCACATACTTCTCGATGCTGTATATAGCCGATGTAGTCAAGAAGGTGGTCTGGATAAGAAAGCCATCCACAGCGATAGTGATGAATCATGATGAGGGGGATACCAACTTATCCACGTttggattgtgttctcgcctcAACAGCGCCACCTGCATTGTATAAACCTGCACTGTTGTATCTGCAGTTTGCTGGGTTTCCTGACGCCGCCGGAGTCCGGAGAGAGGATGACGATGGTTCTGACGGCGCTGCTAGCTAACACAGTCAACATGGAGGTGGTGGCAGGGCAGCTGCCGAAAACTTCATCTTACGTGCCTATCATAGGTGAGACATGAGGGTGCTTACAGCTTCCAGATCCATTGTACATCTGAGTTTTATGTATTAATTTCCTACCAACAcagaaagttcatctgtgttggtagaagtgtcattcttgaaatagttgaactgaagtttccaacaccaaaacaaccatccctgaatagagacggtgggcgccatactGAATAGAttcggtgggcgccatagacttcctgcaacctataatccacagctcactgagtcacgtgttctatctgcataacgtgacgccACGACgtcgacagcagtggattgttcattccttgacaaaaactggtgctgtgcagtcgaaaatgtgggtccattttttgtgttggaaattacagttcaactatttcaaggagctttatgtatgtttaccttAGAACATCGATCGCATTTTTAAAAGTGTGATATCTGGGTATAAGACCGTGTTACACACGGTTTTTATCATTTCGAATCAAACGCTGCTGGTCAATTCGATTCAATCCACCGAAAGCAAGCTCGAATTAATTTGTTCAATTCCGAATCTTACCGACTTGATTGAATTGGTCCTTTATactcctgtcacatttggcgaaaatcgatcggacgacgattctgtggcaatcgcccgagcctcgcttataataataactttattgcacaacaattgtacaaggcaCAAAATatagcttatatgtgacagggacggtttttctgtgaaaaaaaagtgcaaccctctgtcgatcttaaatatggccgatcttccatcgatatgCCCGATGATCGTGGATAATGAGACAGGGGTATCAAGCGTTTTGATTTTGCACAGTGTGTGATCAGGATAGGACCAAACATGAAATTATCTCTCTTGGATCTATTTATCTTTCGACCTAAAGTCGGGACAACGCGAATACATTCCATACATTTTATTCCATTtgaatatttgatttgattattctTGCCTATCAGATctagatgtgaaaaaaaaaaactagctaTCTTCCTGCTTTTAGGGAAGTACTTCGGCGCAGTTCTGTTCGTGAATGCCTTGGCGATCGCCATGAACGTGGTTATCCTGAGCCTGCACTTCGGCAGTTTCCGCGCGCAGCCTCCCCCGGCCTGGCTCAAGACGTTCCTCCGGCTGGACGCGCCGTCAAGGTGGGCCGACTGGTTCTTCTGGAGATGCTTCCGGCGACGCACCATCAGGTACGGCATATTCGTGTTGAGTGGAACCCCCATTAGTATGTGAAGTGGTAGGGGCCAGAGTGGAGTGAGCCACTGGGGCAAGGGACAGATGAAGGAATTCTAAAGGAAATTGGGGGAAGTTGGTCATGTGTGAGGAgagatgaagaataaaatggacTATACCTAGATGGCGTGTTTGTGAACTTGACTGAGAATCTGTAACAATGGCGTTGTCGGCGGACGATCTAGAGCCATGGAGAGTGTGGCAAGAGGAGTTGTACAAAGAAGAGAGAAATTGTTGAACATCCCATCTAATGTTAATTTTACTTTTGTATCTGTTACATGTAATTGTGTCTGTGTTGTAACCTGTATTTAGCCAAGTGtggcaaaaaaatgtaaagaGGTGTTACATTCATTTTTCATCAGCTTCCCTCCGGACGCCTCTGGAGTCACCCTGAACTCCTGCATCTGGAAGAACCTGGAGTCGGCGCTGTCCGGCAGAACAAGCAGGATGAAAAGGCCACACAGTACC contains:
- the LOC118426655 gene encoding neuronal acetylcholine receptor subunit alpha-10-like; translation: MRTCKIVLFLLAVMSHVTSGSDLQSPEEQLITSLMQGYNTDRRPVRNVSDAVNVTIDIAVAEYLHMDDRNHMLTVNLWMRLFWTDPFLTWDPSEYNGLDLLRIQGSKIWSPDILLYNSVFDEGFVENPDFKATIRPDGSVAFLYPFTFKAACRVNIVYFPEDIQVCPLKFGSWSYDGLKVDLVNRFPKGDIANLGSMEEWQVTDLIAERHVHYYNCCPEPFPDVTFTLVMKRRPLYYQYYIFVPACVLMLISLLGFLTPPESGERMTMVLTALLANTVNMEVVAGQLPKTSSYVPIIGKYFGAVLFVNALAIAMNVVILSLHFGSFRAQPPPAWLKTFLRLDAPSRWADWFFWRCFRRRTISFPPDASGVTLNSCIWKNLESALSGRTSRMKRPHSTSAMETTHLTKPYNDNNNMDPVLLAKMDIIVNNMRAARMSREEKRRIDEALYEWREVASRIDRIFFAIFTVIMLVVNIVVFGQI